A window from Malassezia restricta chromosome I, complete sequence encodes these proteins:
- a CDS encoding cytochrome c oxidase subunit 15, giving the protein MSVLAWSGLRACSKRSVPSYLNHGKSMPILGTLSPMSGVSVAPARFASTASRHRSFMVTRMSQLTLARPSLYRPMSFQKYSTSSVSPAFESTTSTPPASEKAMPVPETTSKVVAYHLLASAALVFLIIIVGGITRLTESGLSITEWNPGLKGMRLPQTDEEWNEEWDKYKQSPEFQMLNANMSLDDFKRIFLWEWSHRILGRFIGVFFAVPAALFCMRKGMTTPDTRKALLAIATGIGFQGFLGWYMVASGLKNPHADEPASAVPRPDWTPRVDHFRLAAHLGTAFIVYIGMVYKAVSILRDNALVKNLKKSPNETGKMTEAFMYLLQNPKARAFRRVGTGMLLFAFTTAIYGAFVAGLDAGLVYNEFPFMGHHRLLPPKEEVLDPRYSFRLKNSSEPDASMVAFGNMTQNPVTVQAIHRVLGISTVVAMIAFSLYAKRLKAYIPKAAPRFATGAAHMSGLQALLGISTLLYMVPLPLASLHQAGSVVLLTMLTCALGVTRKPNALIRAFAQRQRMMAGSTKPSKSP; this is encoded by the coding sequence ATGTCCGTGTTAGCGTGGAGTGGGCTTCGTGCTTGCTCAAAGCGGTCCGTACCATCGTATCTGAATCATGGAAAATCAATGCCTATACTGGGCACTCTGTCACCGATGTCTGGCGTATCCGTGGCACCTGCTCGGTTCGCGTCTACTGCGTCTCGGCATCGTAGCTTCATGGTGACACGTATGAGCCAGCTAACTTTGGCGAGGCCATCATTGTATCGTCCTATGTCTTTCCAGAAGTACTCAACGTCATCTGTCTCTCCTGCTTTCGAATCTACCACATCCACGCCACCCGCTTCGGAAAAGGCTATGCCTGTGCCTGAGACAACGAGCAAAGTTGTGGCATACCATCTACTTGCATCCGCAGCTTTGGTCTTCCTTATTATTATCGTCGGCGGTATCACACGTCTTACGGAGTCGGGCTTGTCTATCACTGAATGGAATCCGGGCCTGAAGGGCATGCGTCTGCCTCAAACGGATGAAGAATGGAACGAAGAATGGGACAAGTACAAGCAGTCACCAGAATTTCAAATGCTGAACGCCAACATGAGTCTAGACGACTTCAAGAGGATTTTTCTGTGGGAATGGTCGCATCGCATTCTTGGTCGCTTTATCGGTGTATTTTTTGCTGTACCCGCTGCTCTATTCTGCATGCGCAAAGGGATGACTACACCTGATACCCGTAAAGCATTACTTGCTATTGCAACTGGTATTGGTTTCCAAGGTTTTCTCGGCTGGTATATGGTCGCCAGCGGTCTGAAAAATCCGCATGCTGACGAGCCCGCGTCTGCGGTACCCCGCCCAGACTGGACGCCCCGTGTGGATCATTTCCGCCTTGCTGCTCATCTCGGAACGGCCTTTATTGTCTACATTGGTATGGTGTACAAAGCTGTCTCTATACTGCGTGATAACGCCTTGGTCAAGAATCTGAAAAAATCGCCTAACGAGACAGGCAAAATGACTGAGGCGTTCATGTACTTGCTGCAGAACCCCAAGGCTCGCGCTTTCCGCCGCGTGGGTACGGGCATGCTGCTTTTCGCATTCACAACGGCCATCTATGGCGCGTTTGTAGCTGGTCTGGATGCCGGATTGGTGTACAACGAATTTCCCTTCATGGGTCACCACCGCTTGCTGCCGCCAAAGGAAGAAGTTTTGGATCCCCGCTATTCTTTCCGCCTGAAAAACTCGTCTGAGCCTGATGCGTCCATGGTTGCGTTCGGTAACATGACCCAAAATCCTGTCACGGTGCAAGCTATCCATCGTGTGCTGGGTATCTCCACGGTTGTGGCCATGATAGCCTTTTCATTGTACGCAAAGCGCCTCAAGGCATACATTCCCAAAGCAGCTCCGCGCTTTGCTACTGGTGCGGCACACATGTCGGGTCTCCAGGCGTTACTCGGTATCTCGACGCTCCTATATATGGTACCACTCCCACTTGCGTCCTTGCATCAAGCAGGATCCGTTGTCTTACTTACTATGCTTACATGTGCTCTTGGCGTCACTCGCAAACCTAATGCACTCATTCGTGCATTTGCGCAACGCCAACGTATGATGGCTGGCAGCACCAAGCCTTCCAAGTCTCCGTAA
- a CDS encoding transcription factor, producing MSEDALRFVSTSVGSRESQASPGVGSVETLHHSQEAPTYPMHTSGGKGEGSDLTPFHHNQPPAAYAPPTAASSSPKKGMNEASAPASSMDPSLTGARRNEGAQTGYPNMRQDQHSYRLDLLQTDPNLESNASLHGDAHEHENVARAFPFLSNSMAPQDGDGRASIFPPNFSSVDAATQEAAAEGGNLGYKKADAHPQEAGASNLHAKDSREASYDTLSPPEKKETPYSRSPSLRVTHKIAERKRRKEMKDLFDEIKEYVPVDRGPKTSKGDILTKAVLQFQTLHREREQLIEALEAAHHELNQLRQVTGNADHAANTAAALPHHVYPPSSAAAPYLSRAQPPRLSGSLVHGNQEQHLSLARADKGDLSAHAAAGAAAVSIPPSAPRTGEPFLSDLRLDRLRQTDDAVHPNFKQLEHSTGVFQPESYQATSLVSSELAGGHDPAAMSAAEASNMHAGRAVTRDPSFSAQRYMPRADAGDLMQDSAHAEPPNM from the coding sequence ATGAGCGAGGACGCCTTGCGATTTGTCTCAACATCTGTGGGTAGTCGCGAATCGCAAGCTTCGCCGGGTGTAGGATCGGTGGAAACTCTGCACCATTCTCAAGAAGCGCCTACGTACCCTATGCATACGTCAGGTGGCAAGGGTGAGGGTAGTGATTTGACGCCATTTCACCACAATCAGCCTCCAGCAGCCTACGCGCCTCCCACAGCCGCGTCGTCTTCACCGAAGAAAGGCATGAACGAGGCTAGTGCCCCCGCGTCGTCTATGGATCCGAGCCTAACAGGTGCACGTCGTAATGAAGGCGCCCAGACTGGATACCCTAATATGCGACAGGACCAGCACTCATACCGCTTGGATCTCTTGCAGACCGACCCCAATCTGGAGTCAAACGCGTCGTTGCACGGTGATGCGCATGAGCATGAAAATGTCGCGCGTGCCTTCCCGTTTTTGTCGAACTCGATGGCACCTCAAGACGGTGATGGCCGCGCCTCCATTTTTCCGCCCAACTTTTCGAGTGTCGATGCCGCTACGCAGGAAGCGGCTGCGGAGGGCGGCAATCTTGGATACAAGAAGGCCGACGCGCATCCCCAAGAAGCTGGAGCGTCGAATCTGCATGCCAAAGACTCGCGCGAAGCTTCCTACGACACGCTTTCGCCGCCTGAGAAGAAAGAGACGCCCTACAGTCGCAGTCCCAGCCTTCGTGTGACGCACAAGATTGCTGAGCGCAAGCGTCGGAAGGAAATGAAGGACTTGTTTGATGAGATCAAGGAGTATGTCCCCGTCGACCGAGGTCCCAAAACGTCCAAGGGCGACATTCTCACGAAAGCGGTTCTTCAGTTCCAGACGCTTCATCGCGAGCGTGAACAGCTGATTGAGGCGCTAGAAGCTGCGCATCATGAGCTGAATCAACTTCGACAAGTGACCGGGAACGCGGACCATGCAGCGAATACGGCCGCTGCGCTACCCCACCATGTGTATCCGCCATCCTCGGCGGCTGCCCCATACCTATCTCGCGCCCAGCCGCCGCGTCTCTCTGGCAGTCTCGTGCACGGCAATCAGGAGCAGCATCTCTCTTTAGCTCGTGCGGACAAGGGCGATCTAtcagcgcatgctgcggCGGGCGCGGCTGCTGTGAGCATTCCGCCCAGTGCTCCGCGCACGGGTGAGCCGTTCCTCTCTGATCTGCGCCTAGACCGGCTTCGGCAGACGGACGATGCTGTGCATCCGAATTTCAAGCAACTCGAACACAGCACAGGTGTGTTCCAGCCAGAGTCGTACCAGGCGACGAGTCTTGTGTCGTCCGAGTTGGCAGGCGGTCACGACCCGGCAGCCATGAGCGCGGCAGAGGCATCGAACATGCATGCCGGACGTGCTGTGACGCGCGATCCATCATTCTCTGCGCAACGGTACATGCCGCGCGCTGACGCCGGTGATCTCATGCAGGACAGTGCGCATGCCGAGCCGCCCAACATGTAG
- a CDS encoding variant SH3 domain protein has product MFALPEKDRQAFFGILDEYFSQRPHLLNGTTHAVESNTTNTSATTKKAAPPPPPRQRQHTQAATSSSYYPPKDESLASAVSGMSMSSIHKDIRRPEGLTTGKSIGKLDVSSPGSALKSALKNTSEMVQNRIQQNAREQETAHAVPSVDAAAHADAPPAEATAATSSGLGEATALYTFQGAQAGDLSITQGERIVLLDKVNDDWFRAQSVNGAVGIVPSNYIQRT; this is encoded by the exons ATGTTTGCCCTTCCAGAGAAAGATCGCCAGGCATTCTTTGGCATACTAGACGAGTACTTTTCGCAGAGACCGCATCTTTTGAACGGAACCACTCATGCAGTAGAAAGCAATACGACAAATACTTCTGCTACAACTAAAAAAGCCGCGCCACCTCCGCCACCACGACAGCGGCAGCATACGCAGGCCGCGACGTCTTCATCGTATTATCCACCAAAAGACGAGTCGCTGGCGTCAGCTGTAAGTGGTatgtccatgtcgtccatTCATAAGGATATTCGGCGCCCAGAAGGGCTCACCACGGGCAAG TCTATCGGAAAGCTTGACGTATCGTCACCGGGATCCGCACTCAAGTCTGCCTTGAAAAACACATCAGAGATGGTCCAGAACAGGATCCAGCAGAATGCTAGGGAGCAGGAGACTGCCCACGCTGTGCCATCCGTggacgcagcagctcacgcagatgcaccgcctgcaGAGGCAACGGCTGCGACTTCGTCTGGCCTAGGGGAAGCTACGGCTCTGTATAC CTTCCAAGGAGCTCAAGCAGGCGACCTGTCCATTACGCAAGGCGAGCGCATCGTTCTCCTGGACAAAGTGAATGACGACTGGTTCCGCGCACAGAGTGTGAATGGCGCTGTCGGCATCGTACCCTCCAACTATATCCAGCGCACATAG
- a CDS encoding Lhp1-RNA binding protein, with the protein MSQEEASSSRAPLSPEEAKAATLKQIEFYFADANLPFDKFLFTLTRKDPEGWVPIETLASFKRMRPMREVLNTQEMAEALRKSEALLEVDAEGLRVRRKAELKPVTDAHTRSIYAKGFPDEYEGLQEELEAFFAQFGKINGVRMRRENEKPRKFKNSVFVEFADAAEKDALLAKAKAVEPVEDGGHGVQYKDVQLQVMSKPAYVEMKMKEKGIDPSDNKPSKGGRKFNAFREMERERHSGSDEPKSTRSDPLEFEYNGQLLCTKPDGTVDAEKVTFPAQSVLRFTNAAQGGSWKDLKDTLTTLHPTSFVDFPADAVEGVVGFRESVSDDKLREIQDKGITVGGSAVSWERVNEDKARDFYVERANFRASFLLDRREADRHAPRRGHRGHARGGGRGGRGGRPAPAPPSSDKRKHADEPPQVEAKRSKTDE; encoded by the coding sequence ATGAGTCAGGAGGAagcatcgtcgtcgcgagctCCTCTGAGTCCAGAGGAAGCCAAGGCGGCCACTCTTAAGCAGATCGAATTTTATTTTGCGGATGCGAACTTGCCCTTCGACAAGTTCCTGTTCACGCTCACGCGCAAGGATCCCGAGGGCTGGGTGCCGATTGAGACGCTGGCGTCGTtcaagcgcatgcgcccGATGCGTGAGGTGCTGAACACTCAGGAGATGGCAGAGGCGCTTCGCAAGTCTGAGGCGCTGCTTGAAGTCGACGCTGAGGGCCTGCGTGTGCGGCGCAAGGCGGAGCTCAAGCCCGTCACAGACGCCCATACACGCAGCATCTACGCCAAGGGCTTTCCTGATGAGTACGAGGGCTTGCAAGAGGAGCTGGAGGCATTCTTTGCTCAGTTTGGCAAGATCAACGGCGTCCGAATGCGCCGCGAAAACGAAAAGCCGCGCAAGTTCAAGAACAGTGTGTTTGTTGAATTCGCCGATGCAGCAGAGAAGGACGCGCTCCTGGCGAAAGCCAAGGCGGTCGAGCCCGTCGAGGACGGTGGTCATGGTGTGCAATACAAAGACGTACAGCTCCAGGTGATGAGCAAGCCTGCCTATGTCGAGATGAAGATGAAGGAAAAGGGGATCGACCCGAGTGACAACAAGCCTTCGAAGGGTGGTCGCAAGTTTAATGCATTCCGTGAAATGGAGCGAGAGCGCCATAGTGGATCGGACGAGCCCAAGAGCACACGTTCTGATCCGCTCGAGTTCGAATACAATGGCCAGCTGCTGTGCACAAAGCCCGACGGCACGGTGGATGCCGAGAAGGTCACATTCCCTGCTCAGAGTGTGCTGCGCTTCACAAACGCCGCTCAAGGTGGTAGCTGGAAGGACCTGAAGGAcacgctcacgacgctgcATCCAACGTCGTTTGTCGATTTCCccgccgatgccgtcgAAGGTGTGGTTGGCTTCCGCGAGTCCGTGTCGGACgacaagctgcgtgagatCCAGGACAAGGGCATTACGGTGGGTGGCTCGGCTGTGAGCTGGGAACGCGTGAACGAAgacaaggcgcgcgactTTTACGTGGAGCGCGCCAACTTCCGCGCCTCGTTCCTGCTGGACCGCCGCGAAGCCGACCGTCACGCGCCCCGACGCGGACACCGCGGCCATGCTCGCGgcggtggccgtggcggccgtggcggaCGCcctgcacctgcgcccCCGTCGAGCGACAAGCGCAAGCACGCTGATGAGCCACCACAAGTGGAAGCTAAGCGCAGCAAGACGGACGAATAG
- a CDS encoding vacuolar transporter chaperone, translating into MKFGRTIKTSLYPEWSSQYLQYSDLKKDIKRRLAENQGTWTDKDEDEFVEELRMELDKVYSFQKSKVSELTGRIEQVNTEVNQLLAARAEHEAGHHREHAHNGEGQGDEQHHPNDQHRDTLYKACHNAGSDDEFDSDSEETDHFEERFQDLEENLANVIADVHDLALFTKLNYTGFLKIVKKHDKQTDRLLRKEFVQHYLSTRPFYKENYDALIVKLSRMFDIVHTRGNPVRGDSSAGGSQSAFVRQTTKYWVHPDNIVPLKLFILKHLPVLIFNTEKEYQPEDSAITSIYYDNEDLELYLGRLEKTEGAEAIRLRWYGGMDNKTIFVERKTHREDWTGEKSVKARFPIKEELVNAFMRGEYRMNDTFEEMRKKGKKSDKEIDSMIQLASEVQYSILSRKLQPVMRSFYNRTAFQLPGDARVRISLDTELTLVREDNWDGKQRSGNNWRRMDIGIDYPFEQLPEADVERFPYGVLEVKLQTQMGQEPPKWVRELVQSHLVEAVPKFSKFIHGCATLLSNRVDLVPFWLPQMDIDIRKPVSMNLALDRPHHSSNSSDHTHSSGRNPQYEPVSEDEFEGDDGDEHMKSQIASAQQEADNVGLSAFDPRIKEIREQREKYLVEHRKESEGAHKDASKAPTKDKASTSRSDLHVPMSRDDILAPSTVFDKNYVKKFGNNISRLLGSADQAGDENEADERAIRALQGRDEEEPRGSGSGPPKGVEYVTDFRTEPGKKVSVPIRVEPKVYFANERTFLKWLEFSVMVASIATGLLNFQRVGDVVGLVTSTLFTVIALFTIAYSGALYMWRALKIRERSSSNVYSDSYGPTFICATILGITVVNFVMRYFETNESRLFRGVPN; encoded by the coding sequence ATGAAGTTTGGTAGGACGATTAAGACGTCCTTGTATCCTGAATGGTCGTCTCAGTACTTGCAGTACTCTGACCTAAAGAAGGATATCAAGAGGCGCTTGGCTGAGAACCAGGGTACCTGGACCGAcaaggacgaggatgaGTTTGTCGAGGAACTGCGCATGGAACTCGATAAAGTCTACTCATTTCAGAAGAGCAAGGTCTCAGAGCTCACGGGTCGTATTGAACAGGTGAATACCGAGGTGAACCAACTCCTggctgcgcgtgccgagcatgaGGCGGGTCACCATCGTGAACACGCTCACAATGGCGAGGGTCAGGGTGACGAGCAGCACCACCCGAATGACCAGCACCGCGACACGCTCTACAAAGCCTGCCACAATGCTGGATCGGATGACGAGTTCGACTCAGACAGCGAAGAGACCGACCACTTTGAAGAACGATTCCAGGACCTGGAGGAGAACCTCGCCAACGTGATTGCCGATGTTCACGATCTGGCTCTGTTCACAAAGCTGAACTACACTGGTTTCCTCAAGATCGTGAAGAAGCATGACAAGCAGACGGACCGTCTTTTGCGCAAGGAGTTTGTGCAGCACTATCTGAGCACACGTCCCTTCTACAAGGAGAACTATGACGCGCTCATCGTCAAGCTCTCGCGCATGTTTGATATTGTTCACACGCGCGGCAATCCGGTCAGAGGTGACTCGAGCGCTGGTGGCTCGCAGAGTGCCTTTGTTCGCCAGACCACCAAGTACTGGGTGCACCCCGACAACATTGTCCCGCTCAAGCTCTTTATTCTCAAGCACCTCCCTGTGCTCATTTTCAACACGGAGAAAGAATACCAGCCTGAGGACAGTGCTATTACGTCTATTTACTATGACAATGAAGATCTGGAGCTGTACCTAGGCCGTCTCGAGAAGACCGAGGGTGCCGAGGCTATCCGTCTCCGCTGGTACGGTGGTATGGACAACAAGACCATCTTTGTGGAACGTAAGACGCACCGTGAAGACTGGACAGGTGAGAAGAGTGTCAAGGCGCGCTTCCCCATCAAGGAGGAACTCGTGAATGCATTCATGCGTGGAGAATATCGCATGAATGATACATTCGAGGAGATGCGCAAGAAGGGCAAAAAGTCCGACAAGGAAATCGACTCCATGATTCAGCTCGCGTCCGAGGTGCAGTACAGCATCTTGTCGCGCAAACTGCAGCCTGTCATGCGCTCGTTCTACAACCGCACGGCATTCCAGCTACCGGGTGATGCCCGTGTGCGTATCTCGCTTGACACGGAGCTCACGCTGGTGCGTGAAGACAACTGGGATGGCAAGCAGCGCTCGGGCAACAACTGGCGTCGTATGGACATCGGCATCGATTATCcgtttgagcagctccCTGAGGCCGATGTCGAGCGTTTCCCATATGGTGTGCTCGAAGTGAAGCTTCAGACGCAAATGGGTCAGGAACCTCCCAAATGGGTGCGTGAGCTTGTGCAGAgccacctcgtcgaggctGTGCCCAAGTTCTCCAAGTTCATTCATGGATGTGCTACACTCCTGTCAAACCGCGTGGATCTTGTTCCTTTCTGGCTTCCACAGATGGACATTGACATCCGCAAGCCTGTCTCGATGAACCTGGCTCTTGACCGCCCTCATCACAGCTCTAACAGCTCGGATCACACCCACAGCAGTGGCAGGAATCCGCAGTACGAGCCCGTGAGTGAGGACGAATTCGAAGGTGATGATGGTGACGAGCACATGAAGTCGCAGATCGCCAGTGCTCAACAGGAGGCTGACAACGTGGGTCTGTCGGCGTTCGACCCGCGTATTAAGGAAATTCGTGAGCAGCGTGAGAAGTACCTTGTGGAACACCGCAAGGAGTCGGAGGGTGCTCACAAGGACGCATCGAAGGCGCCTACTAAGGACAAGGCTTCGACGTCTCGTTCGGACTTGCATGTGCCTATGAGTCGCGATGACATTCTTGCACCTTCGACCGTGTTCGACAAGAACTACGTCAAAAAGTTTGGTAACAACATTAGCCGCCTATTGGGATCCGCTGACCAGGCCGGCGACGAGAACGAAGCAGACGAGCGTGCCATTCGTGCTCTCCAGGGCcgcgacgaagaagaaCCTCGCGGATCGGGTAGTGGTCCACCTAAGGGTGTGGAATACGTTACTGACTTCCGCACGGAGCCTGGCAAGAAGGTATCGGTGCCGATTCGTGTTGAGCCCAAGGTGTACTTTGCCAACGAACGCACGTTCCTCAAGTGGCTCGAGTTCAGTGTGATGGTGGCATCGATCGCTACGGGTCTACTCAACTTCCAACGTGTCGGCGATGTGGTGGGCCTTGTCACTAGCACGCTCTTCACTGTCATCGCACTGTTTACTATCGCATACTCTGGTGCACTATACATGTGGCGCGCGCTCAAGATCCgcgagcgcagctcgtcgaatGTGTACTCGGACTCGTATGGTCCTACCTTTATTTGCGCGACGATTCTTGGTATCACTGTCGTCAACTTCGTCATGCGCTACTTTGAGACGAATGAGTCGCGTCTCTTCCGTGGTGTGCCGAACTAA
- a CDS encoding ATP-dependent RNA helicase DDX31/DBP7 has product MEHDDGLLLNLDAVAPAPTRASHRDKKRRGRDSTNHRGLKRARPMPRQQENVLDGEADQAALRKARAMAAQPSATKSGLYISSLFSRDEANADKPTELPSIPRAAPTNAPSADASFEQLGLEYILAAHLRERMDIRDKPTEIQRLAIPPLLSAPPMPQRDVLIQAQTGSGKTLTYLLPIVQSLLPLSEESFIDRSVGTLAIILAPTRELARQIYQVLERLLTLSLASPDEQAEGVPRRRARWIVPGLLTGGSTKNHEKQRLRKGCPILVSTPGRLLDHLQNTASLDVGKCRWLVLDEADRILELGFEEQLTGIIKALDGRRRLALSTARSALVESGALSSDAPDDQVTDSLGMAWWAWRRRVVLCSATLDERVQAFSGTTLCDPMLVRVGMKTEASAAEPTFAAPAQLAQHAVIVPPKLRFVSLLALLRQSLPRVADAAHQGAARIMVFLTCTDTVDFHWHAIGGARLGDQEASKEAALETPLAQHSQLFPGVPIYRLHGSMSQKDRIASLRAFHTLTDGTEAPPATRGGILLCTSVAARGLDLPHVSCVIQMDVPTEDGVEEYVHRVGRTARVGRQGTSWLMLMPHERPWLDTLTRRMVVASRPAQVPLVGYDTVLFQGFGGAAREYESRATDVQMALERWVLASPSHATLARTAFLAHIRAYATHPAAEKDIFHVHQLHLGHLAKAFGLREAPQTVQRTAKKEHERQQKPKLAAAAATGTDAASESRRQRMLAHLPTESM; this is encoded by the coding sequence ATGGAGCATGATGATGGCCTGCTCCTCAATTTAGATGCAgtggcgccagcgccgacACGCGCGAGTCACCGCGATAAGAAGAGGCGCGGAAGAGACAGTACAAACCACCGTGGGCTGAAGCGAGCGCGCCCTATGCCGCGTCAGCAGGAAAACGTGCTAGATGGCGAAGCAGATCAAGCGGCCCTTCGAAAGGCCCGCGCTATGGCTGCGCAGCCGTCTGCGACCAAGTCGGGTCTGTATATTTCATCGCTTTTTTCGCGTGATGAAGCGAATGCTGATAAGCCCACGGAGCTTCCTTCGATaccacgcgccgcacccACCAATGCGCCCTCTGCCGATGCATCGTTCGAGCAGCTGGGCCTGGAGTATATCCTAGCGGCGCACCTTAGGGAGCGTATGGACATCCGAGACAAGCCGACCGAGATTCAGCGTCTGGCTATCCCGCCGCTTCTCTCGGCGCCTCCCATGCcccagcgcgacgtgctgatCCAGGCCCAAACAGGCAGTGGTAAGACGCTGACGTATCTGCTTCCGATCGTGCAATCGCTTTTGCCACTTTCGGAAGAGAGCTTTATCGATCGCAGTGTGGGCACACTGGCTATTATTCTCGCACCGACGCGTGAACTAGCTCGTCAGATATACCAGGTCCTCGAGCGACTCCTGACGCTCTCGCTCGCGTCGCCGGACGAACAGGCAGAAGgtgtgccgcgccgtcgtgcgcgctgGATTGTACCAGGCCTACTCACGGGCGGGAGCACGAAGAACCACGAAaagcagcgtctgcgcaAGGGATGTCCGATCCTAGTGTCGACGCCCGGTCGCTTGCTGGACCACTTGCAGAACACGGCTAGTCTCGATGTGGGCAAGTGCCGCTGGCTCGTACTGGATGAAGCGGATCGTATCCTCGAGCTGGGCTTTGAGGAACAGCTCACGGGGATaatcaaggcgctcgatggACGTCGCCGCCTCGCCCTGTCTACGGCGCGCTCTGCGCTCGTTGAGAGCGGAGCCCTCTCATCCGACGCACCGGATGACCAAGTGACCGATTCACTCGGCATGGCATGGTGGGCGTGGAGACGACGTGTGGTGCTGTGCTccgcgacgctcgacgagcgcgtgcaggCGTTCTCTGGCACGACGCTCTGTGATCCcatgctcgtgcgtgtcggCATGAAGACAGAGGCGTCGGCTGCTGAGCCGACATTCGCTGCACCGGCCCAactggcgcagcacgccgtgATCGTGCCGCCCAAGCTGCGTTTCGTGTCGCTGCTCGCCCTCTTGCGCCAGAGTTTGCCGCGTGTCgctgatgcagcgcatcagggcgccgcgcgcatTATGGTATTTCTGACTTGCACAGACACGGTCGACTTTCACTGGCATGCCATCGGCGGGGCACGCCTGGGTGACCAAGAAGCCTCGAAGGAGGCTGCACTGGAGACGCCCCTCGCTCAGCATAGCCAGCTGTTCCCGGGTGTGCCGATTTATCGGCTGCACGGTTCCATGTCACAAAAAGACCGCATTGCGTCCCTGCGTGCATTCCACACACTCACAGATGGCACAGAGGCACCGCCCGCCACACGCGGTGGTATTCTGCTGTGCACCAGTGTCGCTGCTCGCGGCTTGGACTTGCCGCATGTGAGCTGCGTCATCCAGATGGACGTGCCGACGGAAGATGGCGTGGAAGAGTATGTCCACCGCGTAGGACGAACGGCGCGTGTGGGACGCCAAGGCACCAGCTGGCTCATGCTCATGCCACACGAGCGGCCGTGGCTCGATACActcacgcgccgcatggtCGTGGCCTCTCGGCCGGCCCAGGTGCCTTTGGTGGGATACGATACCGTGCTCTTTCAAGGCTTTGGCGGTGCTGCTCGCGAGTATGAGTCGCGTGCCACTGACGTCCAGATGGCCCTCGAACGATGGGTTCTTGCGTCGCCAAGCCACGCTACACTCGCCCGCACAGCGTTCCTCGCACATATCCGGGCGTACGCAACGCACCCCGCCGCCGAGAAGGATATCTTCCACGTACATCAGCTCCATCTCGGGCACCTTGCCAAGGCCTTCGgcctgcgcgaggcgcccCAGACCGTTCAGCGCACCGCCAAAAAggagcacgagcggcagcAAAAACCGAAactcgctgccgctgccgccacAGGCACAGACGCCGCCTCCGAATCGCGACGTCAGCGTATGCTCGCGCATCTTCCCACAGAGAGCATGTAG